In Litorilinea aerophila, the following proteins share a genomic window:
- a CDS encoding carboxypeptidase regulatory-like domain-containing protein, with amino-acid sequence MAVAAGLILGLGLMAGCAPSPELNVLGYLVARRLGTLDPAAQHRGPVGSLEGIVTSGGRPLAGATVVVAERLGRPHAAQTDAAGRFRLDGIPVGQYVPAAVAPGHQEMVPRDWLGLARLVTIRGGQVTQAPPLALQPYLPPPLPEDLAGAVALTHTGTWTATTNFPPGAAAQVMAFSFQWAGAQVDSLRLYLPPSAQEGESFPWLFMVYPTHVDNWQPVSVAFASQGYAMVAISPVGERGMDIDAHTRDARVAFELARQGALSRHILSGQAIFLGGSFSSAIVPRLLRDVGEHAAAWVSVGGISNAFSLAADFYAGRLEMPPQYELAVPALGPPNVYPLPFLRASPVYWAGDLPPTMLVHTDADRIAPITQAYEFEAALRAAGVPVQVYYYQDVSHYLQIGEDLTDVGVEMYYRILEFIEVYR; translated from the coding sequence ATGGCCGTGGCGGCTGGGCTGATCTTGGGCCTGGGCCTGATGGCCGGCTGCGCGCCCTCGCCCGAACTCAATGTCCTGGGCTACCTGGTGGCCCGGCGGCTGGGCACCCTGGACCCTGCCGCCCAGCACCGTGGCCCGGTGGGGAGCCTGGAGGGGATCGTGACTTCCGGCGGTCGTCCCCTGGCCGGGGCCACGGTGGTGGTGGCAGAGCGCCTGGGCCGCCCCCACGCGGCGCAGACGGACGCCGCCGGCCGCTTCCGCCTGGATGGCATCCCTGTGGGTCAGTACGTGCCGGCAGCCGTGGCGCCAGGTCACCAGGAGATGGTCCCCCGAGACTGGCTGGGCCTGGCCCGGCTGGTGACCATCCGGGGTGGCCAGGTGACCCAGGCGCCGCCCCTGGCGTTGCAGCCCTACCTGCCGCCGCCCCTGCCCGAAGACCTGGCCGGAGCCGTGGCGTTGACCCACACCGGCACCTGGACGGCCACCACCAATTTCCCACCGGGGGCCGCGGCTCAGGTGATGGCCTTTTCCTTCCAGTGGGCAGGCGCCCAGGTCGATTCCCTGCGCCTCTACCTGCCTCCGTCGGCCCAGGAGGGGGAATCCTTCCCGTGGCTTTTCATGGTCTATCCCACCCACGTGGATAACTGGCAGCCGGTGAGCGTGGCCTTTGCTTCCCAGGGATACGCCATGGTGGCCATCTCGCCTGTGGGGGAGCGGGGCATGGACATTGACGCTCATACCCGGGATGCCCGGGTGGCCTTTGAGCTGGCCCGGCAGGGCGCGCTTTCCCGGCACATCTTGTCGGGGCAGGCCATCTTCCTGGGCGGGAGCTTCAGCAGCGCCATCGTGCCGCGGCTCCTGCGGGACGTGGGGGAACATGCCGCGGCCTGGGTCAGCGTGGGGGGGATCAGCAACGCCTTCTCCCTGGCGGCCGACTTTTATGCCGGCCGGCTGGAGATGCCGCCCCAGTACGAGCTGGCGGTGCCGGCCCTGGGGCCGCCCAACGTCTATCCGCTGCCTTTCCTGCGCGCCTCGCCGGTCTACTGGGCCGGGGATCTGCCGCCGACCATGTTGGTGCATACCGACGCTGACCGCATCGCGCCCATCACCCAGGCCTACGAGTTCGAAGCCGCCCTGCGCGCGGCCGGCGTGCCGGTGCAGGTGTATTATTATCAGGATGTGAGCCATTACCTGCAGATCGGAGAGGACCTGACGGACGTGGGCGTGGAAATGTACTATCGTATTCTGGAGTTCATCGAGGTCTACCGGTGA
- the ygfZ gene encoding CAF17-like 4Fe-4S cluster assembly/insertion protein YgfZ: MTESVTTVRQDEYAALQEGVALQERPDAGVLRLTGADRADFLHRMTTNHINGLRPGQAAVTVLTSPTARILFVFTVICRQEDLLLLAAPHQASALARHLRGQIFFMDQVSVEDLSAGYLQLRLMGPAAGEILQNLGFTLSQAPEGQWQEVDGLLAVRQMAYDVPGFALAVPTDKGAEWVERLVQMGALRLEADAAYTARRVELGRPAPGHELVEAYNPLEAGLAWACAENKGCYTGQEIIARQITYDKVTKTLVGLRCQAPVAEGADILADGRAVGTVTTAAFSPTLGEPVALAVVRRSHNGAGTPVTVDGIEAEVASLPLIQPEGSGS, from the coding sequence ATGACCGAATCTGTGACGACTGTTCGCCAGGACGAATACGCCGCCCTGCAGGAGGGTGTGGCCTTGCAGGAGCGGCCGGACGCCGGCGTGTTGCGGTTGACCGGGGCCGATCGTGCCGACTTTCTGCACCGCATGACCACCAATCACATCAACGGGCTGCGGCCTGGTCAGGCGGCAGTGACGGTACTCACCAGCCCCACGGCCCGGATCCTCTTTGTCTTCACCGTCATCTGCCGGCAGGAGGATCTCCTGCTGCTGGCGGCACCCCACCAGGCCTCGGCCCTGGCCCGACACCTGCGTGGGCAGATCTTCTTCATGGATCAGGTGAGTGTGGAGGATCTCAGCGCCGGCTACCTGCAGCTCCGGCTGATGGGGCCCGCCGCCGGGGAGATCCTGCAGAACCTGGGCTTTACGTTGTCCCAGGCGCCGGAGGGGCAGTGGCAGGAAGTGGATGGCCTCCTGGCCGTCCGCCAGATGGCGTACGACGTGCCGGGCTTTGCCCTGGCGGTGCCGACCGACAAAGGGGCTGAGTGGGTGGAACGGCTGGTACAGATGGGAGCCCTGCGCCTGGAGGCAGATGCGGCCTACACGGCTCGCCGGGTGGAGCTGGGGCGTCCGGCGCCGGGCCATGAGCTGGTGGAGGCCTACAACCCCCTGGAGGCGGGGCTGGCCTGGGCCTGTGCCGAGAACAAGGGGTGTTACACCGGCCAGGAGATCATTGCCCGCCAGATCACCTACGACAAGGTGACCAAAACCCTGGTCGGCCTGCGCTGCCAGGCACCGGTGGCCGAGGGGGCCGACATTCTGGCCGACGGCCGCGCCGTGGGCACGGTGACCACCGCGGCCTTCAGCCCGACCCTGGGGGAACCCGTCGCCCTGGCCGTCGTCCGTCGCTCCCACAATGGTGCGGGTACCCCGGTGACGGTGGATGGCATCGAGGCGGAGGTCGCGTCCCTGCCATTGATCCAGCCAGAGGGGTCGGGATCATGA
- a CDS encoding lipoate--protein ligase family protein: MTNDVLPALEPATWRLIVDEAPRSGAANMALDQAVAEACAAGESLPTLRFYRWEPPAVSLGRHQRIEEIDLEAVAARGYEVVRRPTGGRAILHIDEFTYSVAAPAQEPRVRGSVMDAYLRLSNALLAGLQALGVAAEKAGGHVRAGPDVSAACFEVPSAYEITAGGRKLMGSAQSRRAGYVLQHGSLPLVGDIGRLVDVLRLEPAAAARLRQELVNRACTLAQALGVAEDAPQVQFEQVAQAMAEGFRTVLNLTLQPGQPTPAELRRAAQLIRERFADPEWTHRP, from the coding sequence ATGACCAACGACGTGTTACCGGCCCTGGAACCGGCTACCTGGCGCCTGATCGTGGACGAGGCCCCCCGCTCCGGTGCAGCCAACATGGCTCTGGACCAGGCGGTGGCAGAGGCCTGTGCCGCTGGGGAGAGCCTGCCCACCCTGCGTTTCTACCGGTGGGAGCCGCCGGCGGTCAGCCTGGGCCGTCACCAGCGCATCGAGGAGATCGATCTGGAGGCCGTGGCTGCCCGGGGCTACGAAGTGGTGCGCCGCCCCACCGGCGGACGGGCCATCCTCCACATCGATGAGTTCACCTACTCGGTGGCTGCGCCCGCCCAGGAGCCTCGGGTACGGGGCAGCGTGATGGACGCCTATCTCCGGCTGAGCAACGCGCTGCTGGCGGGGCTCCAGGCCCTGGGGGTGGCAGCTGAGAAGGCTGGCGGCCATGTGCGGGCAGGTCCGGATGTTTCGGCGGCCTGTTTCGAGGTGCCCAGCGCCTACGAGATCACCGCGGGGGGGCGGAAGCTCATGGGCAGCGCCCAGAGCCGCCGGGCCGGCTACGTGCTGCAGCATGGCAGCCTTCCCCTGGTGGGCGACATCGGCCGGCTGGTGGATGTGTTGCGGCTGGAGCCGGCAGCCGCCGCACGGCTGCGCCAGGAGCTGGTGAACCGGGCCTGTACCCTGGCCCAGGCCCTGGGCGTGGCCGAGGACGCCCCCCAGGTCCAGTTCGAGCAGGTGGCCCAGGCCATGGCTGAGGGCTTCCGCACGGTGCTGAACCTGACCCTGCAGCCCGGCCAGCCCACCCCCGCCGAGCTACGCCGGGCAGCCCAGTTGATTCGGGAGCGTTTTGCCGATCCCGAGTGGACCCATCGCCCTTGA
- a CDS encoding DUF503 domain-containing protein yields MAVGLLTLELYLPLNDSLKGKRGILKPLIARLRREFNVSVCEADAQDVLTRAVLEVVCVSQNRALAHRHLQAVANRVESWRMDAQLIDYFIEMLD; encoded by the coding sequence ATGGCCGTTGGACTGCTGACCCTGGAATTGTATCTGCCCCTGAACGACAGCTTGAAGGGCAAACGGGGCATCCTGAAGCCCCTGATCGCCCGCCTGCGCCGGGAGTTCAACGTCTCGGTCTGTGAGGCCGACGCCCAGGATGTGCTCACCCGGGCCGTATTGGAGGTGGTGTGCGTCAGCCAGAACCGCGCGCTGGCCCACCGCCATCTCCAGGCGGTGGCCAATCGGGTGGAGAGCTGGCGCATGGATGCCCAGCTTATCGATTATTTCATCGAGATGCTGGATTGA
- a CDS encoding DegT/DnrJ/EryC1/StrS family aminotransferase encodes MYPSPEASEHALAIHGAPPAKRRPDPPMFPGGMAIDQEEEEAVLEVLRSKRLFRYYGPGDTPSKVEALEQAFAQFMGVRYSVAVTSGTAALTCGLHGIGVGPGDEVIVPAYTWIASAAAVVSAGAIPIVAEVDDTLLLDPADVEAKITPYTRAIMPVHMRGAPCPMDEILAIARKHNLQVIEDTAQADGASYRGQRLGTFGDVGCFSLQFNKIITSGEGGMVVTNDQEVWKRALMYHDVIAPQRAGIPTEELLCGTNYRMPELLGAVGLVQLRRLDGLLAAMRARKQMIQAGMADVARRKGITFRRLTDPEGDAAIALIFFVDTPETAQRVAKALQAENIGASTLYHPDHLDYHVYAHWVPILEQRTWTPSGGPWRNARREIRYHKDMCPRSLELLGRAVHLNVSPLLTNEDVEETIEGLNRVLHALA; translated from the coding sequence ATGTATCCATCCCCAGAGGCTTCAGAGCATGCGCTGGCCATCCACGGGGCGCCGCCGGCCAAGCGACGGCCAGATCCACCCATGTTCCCGGGTGGCATGGCCATTGACCAGGAGGAAGAAGAGGCGGTGCTGGAAGTGCTCCGCTCGAAACGGCTCTTCCGCTACTACGGGCCCGGCGATACCCCGTCTAAAGTGGAAGCCCTGGAGCAGGCCTTTGCCCAATTCATGGGCGTCCGCTACAGCGTGGCGGTCACCTCGGGCACGGCTGCGCTGACCTGCGGCCTGCACGGCATCGGCGTCGGGCCCGGCGACGAGGTGATCGTCCCGGCCTACACCTGGATCGCCTCGGCCGCCGCAGTGGTCAGCGCCGGGGCCATCCCCATCGTGGCGGAGGTGGACGACACCCTGTTGCTGGATCCGGCGGATGTGGAGGCCAAGATCACCCCCTACACCCGAGCCATCATGCCGGTCCACATGCGGGGCGCGCCCTGCCCCATGGACGAGATTCTGGCCATCGCCCGCAAGCACAACCTCCAGGTCATCGAAGACACGGCCCAGGCAGACGGCGCCAGTTACCGGGGCCAGCGCCTGGGCACCTTCGGCGATGTGGGCTGCTTCAGCCTCCAGTTCAACAAGATCATCACCTCCGGCGAAGGCGGCATGGTGGTCACCAACGACCAGGAGGTCTGGAAGCGGGCGCTGATGTACCACGATGTCATCGCACCCCAGCGGGCCGGTATCCCCACGGAGGAGCTCCTCTGTGGCACCAACTACCGCATGCCGGAGCTCCTGGGCGCGGTGGGCCTGGTGCAGCTCCGGCGTCTGGATGGACTGCTGGCGGCCATGCGCGCCCGCAAGCAGATGATCCAGGCCGGCATGGCCGACGTGGCCCGGCGCAAGGGCATCACCTTCCGACGCCTCACCGACCCGGAGGGGGACGCCGCCATCGCCCTCATCTTCTTTGTGGACACGCCAGAGACAGCCCAACGGGTGGCCAAGGCCCTGCAGGCGGAAAACATCGGCGCCAGCACCCTCTACCACCCCGACCACCTGGACTACCACGTCTACGCCCACTGGGTGCCCATCCTGGAGCAGCGGACCTGGACGCCCAGCGGGGGGCCTTGGCGGAACGCCCGGCGGGAGATCCGCTACCACAAGGACATGTGCCCCCGCAGCCTGGAGCTGCTGGGCCGGGCCGTCCACCTGAACGTCAGCCCCCTGCTCACCAACGAAGATGTGGAGGAGACCATCGAAGGGTTGAACCGGGTGCTCCATGCGCTGGCGTGA
- a CDS encoding DUF2334 domain-containing protein — protein sequence MTTFVWSIDDAGAGDHAMVESLRRMCAFFDSRGLPSTWFVVPKARGKPLSAEWQEALAMARDAGHDLQLHGLTHEDCYEFGPPAWPATSIVPTMQEEFDRRRDELLPRYTVENLRARLEEGLAIFERALAIRPTVFRAPCGAISKAMFAALAQVGIRYHTVMYLSGGYQHLPHNSGVLAQPWTTAIPHRPFRWYSDVVEVPILNEYTWRGAGQRSQEFIDLARQEVARIAAVSPVAVILMHTHGIADDYDHAFRLVDAVAEQVLRQSDRFATLGELAASGELDAAALDTGPDILSF from the coding sequence ATGACCACCTTTGTCTGGAGCATTGACGATGCGGGGGCGGGCGACCACGCCATGGTGGAATCCCTGCGCCGCATGTGTGCGTTTTTCGATTCCCGCGGGCTGCCATCCACCTGGTTCGTGGTGCCCAAGGCCCGGGGCAAGCCCCTCTCGGCCGAGTGGCAGGAGGCGTTGGCCATGGCCCGGGACGCCGGCCACGACCTCCAGCTCCACGGTCTGACCCACGAGGATTGCTACGAGTTTGGCCCGCCCGCCTGGCCCGCCACCAGCATCGTGCCCACCATGCAGGAGGAGTTCGACCGGCGCCGGGACGAGTTGCTGCCCCGCTACACGGTGGAGAACCTGCGGGCGCGCCTGGAGGAAGGCCTGGCCATCTTCGAGCGGGCGCTGGCCATCCGCCCCACCGTCTTCCGGGCGCCCTGTGGCGCCATCTCCAAGGCCATGTTCGCCGCGCTGGCGCAGGTGGGCATCCGCTATCACACGGTGATGTACCTCAGCGGCGGCTACCAACACCTGCCCCACAACAGCGGCGTGTTGGCGCAGCCCTGGACGACGGCCATCCCCCACCGGCCCTTCCGCTGGTACAGCGACGTGGTGGAGGTGCCCATTCTCAACGAGTACACCTGGCGGGGGGCGGGTCAACGCAGCCAGGAGTTCATCGACCTGGCCCGCCAGGAAGTGGCGCGCATCGCCGCGGTCAGCCCGGTGGCCGTGATCCTGATGCACACCCACGGCATCGCCGACGATTACGACCACGCGTTTCGGCTGGTGGACGCGGTGGCCGAACAGGTTCTGCGCCAGAGCGACCGCTTCGCCACCCTGGGTGAGCTGGCTGCGTCCGGCGAGCTGGATGCGGCGGCCCTCGACACCGGCCCGGACATTTTGTCCTTCTAA
- a CDS encoding creatininase family protein codes for MSAATEYRYNRLTWAEMNEAIAMQKVVILPTGSTEQHGRHLPLDVDVFLAESVCLELGRRIPDKVLVLPPIAYGLNLHHIDFPGTIHIEPEVFIAFCLNITKSVAYHGFKKILIVNGHGSNTPLIDLVARKTVLETDSLCAAVNYISLAMEAFNQVKETAVMAHADEFETSLYLALAPERVQMDKAGKGDDVMGKYMSSDSMYTYPVRFNDYWGRWTNLGVHGDATKATAEKGQVILEAAVQALMEIVDEWRAWPIAPRSDQHTGPVQSHIRW; via the coding sequence ATGAGCGCCGCCACCGAGTATCGCTACAACCGCCTGACCTGGGCGGAGATGAACGAGGCCATCGCCATGCAGAAGGTGGTCATCCTGCCCACCGGCTCCACCGAACAGCACGGCCGTCACCTGCCCCTGGATGTGGACGTCTTCCTGGCCGAGTCGGTCTGCCTGGAGCTGGGGCGCCGCATCCCCGACAAGGTGCTGGTGCTGCCGCCCATCGCCTATGGCCTCAACCTGCACCACATCGACTTCCCCGGGACCATCCACATCGAGCCAGAGGTCTTCATTGCCTTCTGCCTGAACATCACCAAGAGCGTGGCCTATCATGGCTTCAAAAAGATCCTCATCGTCAACGGCCATGGCTCCAACACCCCCCTCATCGACCTGGTGGCCCGCAAGACGGTGCTGGAGACCGATTCCCTCTGCGCGGCCGTGAACTACATCAGCCTGGCCATGGAGGCCTTCAACCAGGTCAAGGAGACCGCGGTCATGGCCCACGCGGACGAGTTCGAAACGTCCCTCTACCTGGCCCTGGCGCCGGAGCGGGTGCAGATGGACAAGGCCGGCAAGGGCGACGATGTCATGGGCAAGTATATGAGCTCCGACAGCATGTACACCTATCCGGTGCGTTTCAACGACTACTGGGGGCGCTGGACCAACCTGGGCGTCCACGGCGACGCCACCAAGGCCACCGCCGAAAAGGGCCAAGTCATCCTGGAGGCGGCGGTACAGGCCCTCATGGAGATTGTGGACGAGTGGCGGGCCTGGCCCATCGCCCCCCGGTCGGACCAGCACACCGGGCCGGTCCAGTCCCACATCCGCTGGTGA
- a CDS encoding mandelate racemase/muconate lactonizing enzyme family protein: protein MKIREIHAIGLRGMTPEGGWSNEIRPEDCVHTLIAVTTDEGVTGWGSVFTNDGLVQAALRVLEPLYAGENALEPERVSEKLHQHMFWLGRGGTITHTISGIDIALWNILGQATGQPVGRLLGGRYRKRVRPYASLLMDRPEPLRDHLLAIKDQGFRAFKMGWGPFGRVSHALDEAIVRAARDAVGPDALLMVDAGGSDAYWGNGYKWALRTAQMLAEYDVYWFEEPLSPDALEDYVQLRRAAPVPIAGGEVLTRRQSFQPWLQAGAFDIVQPDVTKVGGISEERRIGWMAQENGVRFIPHGWNTALGLAADLQLASAFAHTDLVEYITGSPYIDELVDGGWHLDPDGMLAIPDGPGLGIQLDLDAVARYGGGLPAL from the coding sequence ATGAAGATCCGAGAAATCCACGCCATTGGCCTGCGGGGCATGACGCCGGAGGGCGGCTGGAGCAACGAGATTCGCCCGGAAGATTGCGTCCACACCCTCATCGCGGTCACCACCGACGAGGGCGTGACCGGCTGGGGCAGCGTCTTCACCAACGACGGCCTGGTGCAGGCGGCCCTGCGGGTGCTGGAGCCCCTCTATGCCGGCGAGAATGCCCTGGAGCCGGAGCGGGTCAGCGAGAAGCTGCATCAGCATATGTTCTGGCTGGGGCGGGGCGGCACCATCACCCATACCATCAGCGGCATCGACATCGCGCTCTGGAACATCCTGGGGCAGGCCACGGGCCAGCCGGTGGGCCGGCTGTTGGGCGGCCGCTACCGGAAGCGGGTGCGCCCCTATGCCTCCCTGCTCATGGATCGGCCGGAGCCGCTGCGGGATCATCTGCTGGCCATCAAAGACCAGGGCTTCCGGGCCTTTAAGATGGGGTGGGGGCCCTTTGGCCGGGTGAGCCACGCCCTGGATGAAGCCATTGTGCGGGCCGCCCGGGACGCAGTGGGGCCGGATGCCCTGCTCATGGTGGATGCGGGCGGCAGCGATGCCTACTGGGGCAACGGCTACAAATGGGCCCTGCGCACGGCCCAGATGCTGGCCGAGTACGACGTCTACTGGTTCGAGGAACCCCTCTCGCCCGATGCGCTGGAGGACTACGTGCAGCTGCGCCGGGCTGCGCCGGTGCCCATCGCCGGCGGCGAGGTGTTGACCCGGCGCCAGTCCTTCCAGCCCTGGCTGCAGGCCGGCGCCTTCGACATCGTCCAGCCGGACGTGACCAAAGTGGGGGGCATCAGCGAAGAGCGACGTATCGGCTGGATGGCCCAGGAAAACGGTGTGCGCTTCATCCCCCACGGCTGGAACACGGCCCTGGGGCTGGCCGCCGACCTGCAGCTGGCCTCAGCCTTTGCCCACACGGACCTGGTGGAATACATCACCGGCTCACCCTACATTGACGAGCTGGTAGACGGGGGCTGGCACCTGGACCCGGACGGCATGCTGGCCATCCCGGATGGTCCGGGCCTGGGCATTCAGCTGGACCTGGACGCGGTGGCCCGGTACGGCGGTGGGTTGCCCGCACTTTGA
- a CDS encoding amidohydrolase/deacetylase family metallohydrolase, which produces MTDAPIYDLLLKNGHTIDPLNHIDGPMDVAIAGGRIAAVERDINPALAAQVVDVSGHYVTPGLIDIHVHVYHTREPEGLSVMADSHSFRSGVTTVVDTGTAGARHFLHFKRTVIDLARTRIFAFINIVDQGMIGDFEQDVRTMDPELAASVVLAYPEICVGIKTAHYWTRLPWDAEHPPWAAVDRAIAAGNLCQKPVMVDFWPRPPERSYEELILEKMRPGDIHTHVFAQQFPVLDEAGRPNRILFEARERGVIFDVGHGAGSFWFRNAVPAIQQGFYPDSISTDLHVRNVHGAVVDMLTTMSKILNMGMSLADVIQRSTLAPAREIGHPELGHLSVGAEADVAVLKLLTGEFGFIDCGRARMMGDRKLECAMTIRAGEIVYDPGGLSMPLWTEAPPEYWELRM; this is translated from the coding sequence ATGACCGATGCGCCCATCTATGATCTCTTGTTGAAAAATGGTCATACCATTGATCCATTGAACCATATCGACGGCCCCATGGACGTGGCCATCGCGGGTGGTCGCATCGCCGCGGTGGAGCGGGACATCAACCCCGCCCTGGCTGCCCAGGTGGTGGACGTCTCCGGCCACTACGTCACGCCGGGCCTTATCGATATCCATGTCCACGTCTACCACACCCGGGAGCCGGAGGGCCTGAGCGTCATGGCCGACTCCCACAGCTTCCGCTCTGGGGTCACCACCGTGGTGGATACGGGCACCGCCGGCGCCCGTCACTTCCTCCACTTCAAGCGCACCGTCATCGACCTGGCCCGCACCCGCATCTTCGCCTTCATCAACATCGTGGACCAGGGCATGATCGGCGACTTTGAGCAGGACGTCCGCACCATGGACCCGGAGCTGGCCGCCTCGGTCGTCCTGGCCTACCCGGAGATCTGTGTGGGCATCAAGACGGCCCACTACTGGACGCGGCTGCCCTGGGATGCGGAACACCCTCCGTGGGCGGCTGTGGATCGGGCTATCGCCGCCGGCAACCTCTGCCAGAAGCCGGTGATGGTGGACTTCTGGCCCAGGCCGCCCGAGCGAAGCTACGAGGAGCTGATCCTGGAGAAGATGCGCCCCGGCGACATCCACACCCACGTCTTCGCCCAGCAGTTTCCTGTGTTGGACGAGGCCGGCAGACCCAACAGAATCCTGTTTGAGGCCCGAGAGCGAGGCGTGATCTTCGACGTGGGCCATGGCGCGGGCAGCTTCTGGTTCCGCAACGCGGTGCCGGCCATCCAGCAGGGGTTCTACCCCGATTCCATCAGCACCGACCTGCACGTGCGCAACGTCCACGGCGCGGTGGTGGACATGCTCACCACCATGAGCAAGATCCTGAACATGGGCATGTCCCTGGCGGACGTGATCCAGCGTTCCACCCTGGCGCCGGCCCGGGAGATCGGCCACCCGGAGCTGGGCCACCTCTCGGTGGGGGCAGAGGCGGATGTGGCCGTGCTCAAGCTCCTGACCGGCGAGTTCGGCTTCATCGACTGTGGCCGGGCCCGGATGATGGGGGACCGAAAGCTGGAGTGTGCCATGACCATCCGGGCGGGTGAGATCGTCTACGACCCGGGCGGGCTGAGCATGCCCCTGTGGACGGAAGCGCCGCCCGAGTATTGGGAGCTGCGGATGTAG
- a CDS encoding carbohydrate ABC transporter permease produces the protein MHRALWGYVFALPWVLGLIIFWGGPILASFYFGFTEYAVIGSPRWIGAANYVKAFTADDLFWPSLGRTFTFAAAFVPAAVGGALVLAVLLNQKLKGTNLYRTIFFVPHLIPAVALAVVWTFLLQPKLGPVNLFLRNIGIENPPAWLASRDSALYSVILINVWAAMGGNTMLIFLAGLQGVPQELYEAADIDGASSWVKFRHVTLPLLTPTIFFNVVLAVIGALKVFTTAWVATKGGPSYATWFFALHIYFQAFQYFRLGYGSALAWILAAILMLFTWIQVTYSRRWVHYEGG, from the coding sequence ATGCACCGGGCCCTCTGGGGCTATGTCTTCGCCCTGCCCTGGGTTCTGGGCCTGATCATCTTCTGGGGCGGTCCCATCCTGGCGTCGTTTTACTTTGGTTTCACCGAGTACGCGGTGATTGGCTCGCCCCGCTGGATCGGCGCGGCCAACTATGTCAAGGCCTTCACCGCAGATGACCTCTTCTGGCCTTCCCTGGGGCGCACCTTTACCTTTGCCGCTGCCTTCGTCCCGGCTGCGGTGGGAGGCGCGCTGGTGTTGGCCGTGCTGTTGAACCAGAAGCTCAAGGGGACTAACCTCTACCGGACCATCTTCTTTGTGCCCCACCTGATCCCGGCCGTGGCCCTGGCCGTGGTCTGGACGTTCCTGCTGCAGCCTAAGCTGGGCCCCGTCAACCTGTTCCTGCGCAACATCGGCATCGAGAACCCGCCTGCCTGGCTGGCCTCCCGGGATTCGGCCCTCTATTCGGTGATCCTGATCAACGTCTGGGCCGCCATGGGTGGGAACACCATGCTCATCTTCCTGGCCGGCCTGCAGGGCGTTCCCCAGGAGCTCTATGAAGCGGCGGATATCGACGGCGCCAGTTCGTGGGTGAAGTTTCGCCACGTGACCCTGCCGCTCTTGACGCCGACCATCTTCTTCAATGTGGTGCTGGCGGTCATCGGCGCGCTGAAGGTCTTCACCACCGCCTGGGTGGCCACCAAGGGGGGGCCGTCCTATGCCACCTGGTTCTTCGCCCTGCACATCTATTTCCAGGCCTTCCAGTACTTCCGGCTGGGCTACGGCAGCGCGCTGGCCTGGATCCTGGCGGCCATCCTCATGCTCTTCACCTGGATTCAGGTGACCTACTCCCGCCGTTGGGTCCACTATGAAGGCGGATAG
- a CDS encoding carbohydrate ABC transporter permease, producing MTQTTMTRTLVTPAMRLRANRVILYAVVLFLCVLFGFPLFWTLMSSLKTPAEMFAFPPPLVPAEPQWANYYNVLVIPRIPVIRWALNSTIVVVLATAGTLVTASLVAYSFARFEYRGRDALFLITLATMMLPAQVTLIPQFVLFHKLGWINTLLPLWVPYWFGGGGFAIFLMRQFFLSLPRDLDEAALIDGASFFRIFWSILLPLCKPVLATLGIITIIATWSDFLGPLIYLNSPEKFTVSVGLQFFNNSPEVGGEPMQHLLMAACILSMLPVIIIFFLGQRFFVQGIVMSGIKG from the coding sequence ATGACCCAGACGACCATGACGCGAACCCTGGTCACGCCCGCGATGCGGCTGCGCGCGAACCGGGTGATCCTCTACGCGGTGGTGCTCTTCCTGTGCGTCCTCTTCGGCTTCCCCCTCTTCTGGACGCTCATGAGCTCTCTGAAGACGCCGGCGGAAATGTTCGCCTTTCCGCCGCCCCTGGTGCCGGCGGAGCCCCAGTGGGCCAACTACTACAACGTGCTGGTCATCCCCCGCATCCCCGTGATCCGCTGGGCCCTCAACTCCACCATTGTGGTGGTCCTGGCCACGGCCGGCACCCTGGTCACGGCTTCTTTGGTGGCCTACTCCTTTGCCCGTTTCGAGTACCGGGGGCGGGATGCCCTCTTCCTGATCACCCTGGCCACCATGATGTTGCCGGCCCAGGTCACCCTGATTCCCCAGTTCGTGCTGTTCCACAAGCTGGGCTGGATCAACACCCTCTTGCCCCTGTGGGTGCCCTACTGGTTTGGTGGCGGCGGCTTTGCCATCTTCCTCATGCGCCAGTTCTTCCTGTCCCTGCCCCGGGATCTGGACGAGGCTGCGCTCATCGACGGCGCCAGCTTCTTCCGCATCTTCTGGTCGATCCTCTTGCCTTTGTGCAAACCGGTGCTGGCGACCCTGGGCATCATCACCATCATCGCCACCTGGAGCGACTTCCTGGGGCCCCTGATCTACCTCAACTCCCCCGAAAAGTTTACCGTGTCTGTGGGCCTGCAGTTCTTCAACAACTCGCCCGAAGTGGGCGGCGAGCCCATGCAACACCTGTTGATGGCGGCCTGCATCCTTTCCATGCTTCCGGTTATCATCATTTTCTTCCTGGGCCAGCGGTTTTTTGTCCAGGGGATTGTGATGTCTGGCATCAAGGGATGA